Proteins encoded in a region of the Elizabethkingia bruuniana genome:
- the rpsA gene encoding 30S ribosomal protein S1 — translation MSKETNSAEVLLNQNVAPEQFDWESFESGLNAEDRKEKNELEEIYKGSLNDLEDNDVLVGKVVRLTDKEAIVDINFKSEGVISLNEFRYNQGLQVGDEVEVMVDRREDKSGQLQLSHKKARTLRAWDKVNEYHESGEIVNGFVKSRTKGGMIVDVFGIEAFLPGSQIDVKPIKDYDQFVGKTMEFKIVKINHEFKNVVVSHKALIEADIEGQKKEIIAQLEKGQVLEGTVKNITSYGVFIDLGGVDGLIHITDLSWSRVNHPSEILEDGQTVKVVILDFDDEKTRIQLGMKQLEAHPWDALDANLKVGDKVKGKVVVLADYGAFVEIAPGVEGLIHVSEMSWSTHLRSAGDFVKIGDEVEAEVLTIDREDRKISLGIKQLTQDPWANIQEKYPVGSQHKGTVRNFTNFGVFVELEEGIDGLIYISDLSWTKKIKHPSEFCNVGDTLDVVVLELDLDNRRISLGHKQLQENPWDKFETKYAEGTVHAGKAVDVFDKGANVQFEDAEVEAFAPARLLEKEDGSKIKKGEEAEFKVIEFNKEFKRVVVSHTGIFREEERKNVKESKTISSNNNNEEKATLGDIDALAELKRKMEEGK, via the coding sequence ATGTCAAAAGAGACAAATTCAGCAGAGGTTCTATTGAACCAAAACGTAGCACCAGAACAATTTGACTGGGAATCTTTCGAAAGTGGATTAAATGCAGAGGACAGAAAAGAAAAGAACGAACTAGAAGAAATCTACAAAGGATCTCTTAACGATCTTGAAGATAACGACGTTCTTGTAGGTAAAGTAGTAAGATTAACAGACAAAGAAGCGATTGTTGACATCAACTTCAAATCTGAAGGTGTTATCTCTCTTAACGAATTCCGTTACAACCAAGGTTTACAAGTAGGTGACGAGGTTGAAGTAATGGTTGACAGAAGAGAAGACAAGTCTGGACAGTTACAACTTTCTCACAAGAAAGCTAGAACTCTTAGAGCTTGGGATAAAGTAAATGAATACCACGAGTCTGGTGAAATCGTTAACGGTTTCGTTAAATCTAGAACTAAAGGTGGTATGATTGTAGATGTATTCGGTATCGAAGCATTCTTACCAGGTTCTCAGATCGATGTTAAGCCTATTAAAGATTACGATCAGTTTGTAGGTAAAACAATGGAATTCAAAATTGTTAAGATCAACCACGAATTCAAAAACGTTGTTGTTTCTCATAAAGCACTTATCGAAGCTGATATCGAAGGTCAGAAAAAAGAGATCATCGCTCAACTTGAAAAAGGTCAGGTACTTGAAGGTACTGTTAAGAACATTACTTCTTACGGTGTATTCATCGACCTTGGTGGTGTTGACGGTCTTATCCACATTACAGACCTTTCTTGGTCTAGAGTTAACCATCCTTCAGAAATTCTTGAAGATGGACAGACTGTTAAAGTGGTTATCCTTGACTTCGATGATGAGAAAACAAGAATTCAGTTAGGTATGAAGCAACTTGAAGCACACCCTTGGGATGCTTTAGATGCTAACCTAAAAGTTGGAGATAAAGTAAAAGGTAAAGTAGTAGTTCTTGCTGACTACGGTGCTTTCGTTGAAATCGCTCCAGGTGTAGAAGGTCTTATCCACGTATCTGAAATGTCATGGTCTACTCACTTAAGAAGTGCGGGTGATTTCGTGAAAATCGGTGATGAGGTTGAAGCTGAAGTATTAACTATCGACAGAGAAGACAGAAAAATTTCTTTAGGTATCAAGCAATTAACTCAGGATCCATGGGCTAACATCCAGGAAAAATACCCTGTAGGTTCTCAGCACAAAGGTACTGTAAGAAACTTCACTAACTTTGGTGTATTCGTAGAGTTAGAAGAAGGTATCGACGGTCTAATCTATATCTCTGATCTTTCTTGGACTAAGAAAATCAAGCATCCATCTGAGTTCTGCAACGTAGGAGATACTCTAGATGTTGTAGTATTAGAACTTGACTTAGATAACAGAAGAATTTCTTTAGGTCACAAGCAATTACAAGAAAATCCTTGGGATAAATTCGAAACTAAATATGCTGAAGGAACTGTACACGCAGGTAAAGCAGTAGATGTATTCGATAAAGGAGCTAATGTACAGTTTGAAGATGCTGAAGTTGAAGCTTTCGCTCCAGCAAGACTTTTAGAGAAAGAAGATGGTTCTAAGATCAAAAAAGGTGAAGAAGCTGAATTCAAAGTAATCGAATTCAACAAAGAATTCAAGAGAGTTGTAGTTTCTCACACTGGTATCTTCAGAGAAGAGGAAAGAAAGAACGTAAAAGAGTCTAAGACTATTTCTTCAAACAATAACAACGAAGAAAAAGCAACTCTTGGTGACATCGATGCTCTTGCAGAATTGAAAAGAAAAATGGAAGAAGGTAAATAA
- a CDS encoding helix-hairpin-helix domain-containing protein: MKSLLSFHMRKKQFIGLAVLGFLVLILEVSFHFYKEYKTQQPSDTVEFISSGKSNPVFTTFNPNDLNAQQWEKLGFTPKQAKTILNYKEKICNGSFTSKEQLSECFAISKQKFTELSPYILLPETAINKNPEYRKKDKKLTIRGKFNPDNYNVQDWINLGFSERQSESILKYKKYLGGSFQSKEKFKECFIISEEQYQQLAPFLLLPQQKNTGRFLVKELKPKNTFDPNVLTAQEWKNLGFSEKQVQGILNYKEKILKGSFKTLADLERCYMISAEKFEELKPWIQINLPTSKLTPSQITEPDINTISFQQLRDYGFDERAAASLLGFRKKLGGFAQKEQILETYNIDKDLALKLIREAKLDLNKVNKIDILTADESTLKGHPYFRFYADKIIFYRTSISDKNDILKKLNAKPKDLEKILWYLK, from the coding sequence ATGAAATCTCTACTCTCATTTCATATGAGAAAGAAACAGTTTATCGGATTAGCTGTTTTAGGATTTCTGGTGCTTATTTTAGAGGTATCTTTTCATTTTTATAAAGAGTATAAAACTCAGCAACCTTCCGATACTGTAGAATTCATTTCTTCCGGCAAATCAAATCCCGTTTTCACTACATTCAACCCTAATGATCTCAATGCCCAACAATGGGAAAAATTGGGATTCACTCCAAAGCAGGCCAAAACCATTCTTAATTATAAAGAAAAAATATGCAACGGAAGTTTTACTTCCAAAGAACAATTATCTGAGTGTTTTGCGATAAGCAAACAAAAATTTACAGAGCTCAGTCCTTATATACTACTTCCCGAGACTGCTATTAATAAGAATCCGGAATATCGGAAGAAAGATAAAAAACTTACAATCAGAGGGAAATTCAATCCTGACAATTACAATGTACAAGACTGGATTAATTTAGGATTTTCGGAACGCCAGTCAGAATCTATTTTGAAATATAAAAAGTATCTGGGAGGCAGTTTTCAGTCTAAAGAGAAATTTAAAGAATGCTTTATCATTAGTGAAGAACAGTACCAACAACTTGCACCTTTCCTACTACTTCCTCAACAAAAGAATACTGGTAGATTTTTGGTAAAAGAACTGAAGCCTAAAAACACATTCGATCCTAATGTACTTACAGCACAGGAATGGAAAAACCTTGGCTTCTCAGAAAAGCAAGTACAGGGCATTCTGAATTATAAAGAAAAGATTTTAAAGGGAAGTTTTAAAACTCTCGCAGACTTAGAAAGATGCTATATGATTTCTGCTGAAAAGTTTGAAGAATTAAAGCCATGGATCCAAATTAATCTGCCTACATCAAAACTAACTCCATCACAAATTACAGAACCAGATATTAATACTATATCTTTCCAGCAACTTCGTGATTACGGTTTTGACGAAAGAGCAGCAGCCAGCCTTCTGGGATTTAGAAAAAAATTAGGTGGCTTTGCCCAAAAAGAACAAATACTGGAAACCTATAACATCGATAAAGATTTAGCCTTAAAACTTATTCGGGAAGCGAAATTAGACCTCAATAAGGTCAATAAAATTGATATTCTTACAGCAGATGAATCTACACTAAAAGGACATCCCTATTTCCGATTTTATGCAGATAAAATAATATTTTACCGTACCTCGATTTCAGATAAAAATGACATCCTGAAAAAACTGAATGCGAAGCCAAAAGATCTTGAAAAAATACTGTGGTATCTAAAATAA
- a CDS encoding M60 family metallopeptidase gives MRNISTAVAMLWLLAFCYSCRSADHFMSNELNPEATLQNNNPPNVFELLQIGSSNYERTRLRQVQLKFDHTTTGYYLPADKTLKLTLENTLPASDGAMPSVVIGTRVKDGSNVVEIPLKAGENIIAPTQHKGGIIYLRYVSEKGNTTGKVKITLDPASGYINHPYYELGATNITDFKNQVAQSTIQDVMFKSKDIIVVVNKDKVEKYLMPDAYKGYPVSIPNWLTAFDGILDAEIQISGLSANDPNPLHQPMSNGVKYLMTQVGTGYMYATDWGTGFNGNDEAAMDRLLMENNLINNGWGISHEIGHQNQQGAYKPTEYTETTVNFYTFASVRHFQGSNWQKWTENIWVDKFHNDWFKRSSRDYWSADIGTVYQNVNESRLFFLEQLRVLFGDDLIKTLHRITREEKESGGDNEARKFYFLQKIVQISGYDLRNLYSKWGLVLDSYYQQKLDSMINNGNYQTPPCNDNLYLVTPFSKPCPDLTLPLSLKGINTSSPQPDLMPANQLASKNQYCDYSTKTGTFTDPRDGKSYAYKKYGNSEWFMENLNWDGYDGVNENTRNTIGIANPNDPTGVIYGRYYPTNKATQAQAWCPAGWSAASDANWTSLFNAITSEYQVSSALLGSVMKCGEDRDNKADGLWAMGRGKIDNPKANQVGFNALPAGVLNSGTMEYDANDNPGAKASFHMPEGTWYHQVLTNGSDSWTKTNRNSVHNASIRCVRPAQ, from the coding sequence ATGAGAAACATTTCTACTGCAGTAGCAATGCTATGGCTCTTAGCATTCTGTTATAGCTGCAGGTCTGCCGACCATTTTATGAGCAATGAACTAAATCCGGAAGCCACACTTCAGAACAACAACCCTCCCAATGTCTTCGAGCTACTACAAATTGGAAGCTCTAATTATGAAAGAACAAGATTAAGGCAAGTCCAGCTAAAATTTGACCACACTACAACAGGCTATTATCTTCCCGCCGACAAAACCCTAAAACTAACGCTGGAAAATACCCTTCCTGCTTCAGACGGTGCTATGCCTAGTGTTGTTATAGGAACCAGAGTAAAAGACGGAAGCAACGTTGTTGAAATCCCTCTTAAAGCCGGAGAAAATATAATCGCCCCTACACAGCACAAAGGTGGTATTATTTATCTTCGTTATGTATCTGAAAAGGGTAATACCACAGGAAAGGTCAAAATAACATTAGATCCCGCCAGTGGCTACATCAACCATCCTTATTATGAACTGGGCGCAACAAATATTACCGACTTCAAAAATCAGGTTGCCCAATCAACCATTCAGGATGTCATGTTCAAATCCAAAGACATTATTGTAGTTGTCAATAAGGATAAAGTAGAGAAATATCTAATGCCGGACGCTTACAAAGGCTATCCTGTTTCTATACCTAACTGGCTGACAGCTTTCGACGGGATACTCGATGCCGAAATTCAGATCAGCGGACTGAGCGCCAACGACCCAAATCCCCTTCACCAACCCATGAGCAATGGGGTGAAATACCTGATGACACAGGTAGGCACCGGATATATGTATGCTACCGACTGGGGAACAGGCTTCAATGGCAATGATGAAGCTGCTATGGATCGCTTGCTTATGGAAAACAACCTCATCAATAACGGCTGGGGAATATCTCATGAAATTGGGCACCAAAACCAACAGGGAGCATACAAACCAACAGAATACACAGAAACCACTGTTAACTTTTATACTTTCGCATCTGTACGCCATTTTCAGGGAAGTAACTGGCAGAAATGGACAGAAAACATCTGGGTAGACAAATTCCATAATGATTGGTTTAAGCGTTCCAGCAGAGACTATTGGAGTGCAGATATCGGAACTGTATACCAAAATGTAAACGAAAGCCGCCTGTTCTTTTTAGAGCAATTAAGAGTTCTTTTTGGAGATGATCTCATTAAGACACTCCACAGAATAACAAGAGAGGAAAAAGAAAGCGGAGGTGATAACGAAGCCCGGAAGTTCTATTTCTTACAAAAAATAGTGCAGATATCTGGTTACGACCTGCGCAATTTATATTCGAAATGGGGACTGGTTTTAGATTCATATTACCAGCAGAAATTAGACAGTATGATTAATAACGGAAACTACCAAACTCCACCTTGCAACGACAATCTTTATCTTGTAACTCCTTTCAGCAAGCCATGTCCGGACCTTACCTTACCTCTGTCACTGAAAGGAATAAACACTTCTTCCCCGCAACCGGATCTTATGCCTGCCAATCAGCTAGCTTCTAAAAATCAATATTGTGATTATAGCACAAAAACAGGAACCTTTACCGATCCTCGTGATGGAAAGTCTTATGCTTATAAAAAATACGGAAACAGTGAATGGTTTATGGAAAACCTTAACTGGGACGGATACGATGGCGTAAATGAAAACACAAGAAATACTATAGGAATAGCCAATCCGAACGATCCTACAGGTGTTATTTATGGAAGATACTACCCAACGAATAAAGCAACTCAGGCACAAGCATGGTGCCCTGCAGGATGGAGCGCTGCAAGCGATGCCAACTGGACTAGTCTTTTCAATGCGATAACTTCTGAATATCAGGTAAGCTCAGCTCTGCTCGGGAGCGTGATGAAGTGCGGTGAAGACAGGGATAATAAAGCCGATGGATTATGGGCTATGGGACGTGGAAAAATCGATAATCCTAAAGCCAATCAGGTAGGATTTAATGCTTTGCCGGCAGGAGTACTCAACTCCGGAACTATGGAATACGATGCTAATGACAATCCGGGAGCCAAAGCCAGCTTCCATATGCCAGAAGGAACATGGTACCATCAGGTACTAACCAATGGCAGCGATTCCTGGACTAAAACGAACAGAAACTCGGTACACAATGCCTCTATAAGATGCGTGAGACCAGCACAATAA
- a CDS encoding DEAD/DEAH box helicase: MNLESIYKKLQIQDMNQMQKSTYKATENKTDVVLLSPTGSGKTLAFLFPVLRNLKKDKPGIQALVLVPARELALQIEQVFKAMKTDYKVTVCYGGHDKKIEINSLTEAPALLIGTPGRIADHLRNNSFNPSTISTLILDEFDKSLEFGFQEEMSFIIESMENLSQRILTSATAMEEIPAFTGLKDEKTIDFLKLSDVKPDIQFKKVITTAEEKLDALFHLICKIGNKRTLIFCNHREAVDRISELLKDKGIERETFHGGMEQDERERALLKFRNDSAKILITTDLAARGLDIPEVESIVHYQLPPKEDAFIHRNGRTARMNAKGFAYLIMKEDDNFPFLEKDIPVENVEGENKIPQQTAFQTIYISAGKKDKVNKVDIVGYLIKKGELGKDDIGLIEVKDTTSYVAISRKKIPELLKKLATEKLKGKKVKMEIAY; the protein is encoded by the coding sequence ATGAATTTAGAATCAATTTATAAAAAATTGCAGATTCAGGACATGAATCAGATGCAAAAATCTACATATAAAGCTACAGAAAACAAAACTGATGTAGTTTTGCTCTCCCCTACAGGTTCTGGAAAAACACTAGCTTTCCTGTTCCCGGTACTTCGCAATCTGAAGAAAGACAAACCCGGGATTCAGGCTTTAGTATTGGTTCCTGCAAGAGAATTGGCGTTGCAGATAGAACAGGTTTTCAAAGCGATGAAGACCGATTACAAAGTCACCGTATGTTATGGTGGTCATGATAAAAAAATTGAGATCAACAGCTTGACTGAAGCTCCCGCTTTATTAATCGGAACGCCTGGAAGAATTGCGGATCACCTTAGAAATAATAGTTTTAATCCTTCAACAATCAGCACTTTGATTCTGGATGAATTTGACAAGTCTCTTGAATTTGGTTTTCAGGAAGAAATGAGCTTCATTATAGAATCAATGGAAAACCTGTCGCAAAGGATTCTTACATCTGCTACAGCAATGGAGGAAATTCCTGCTTTTACAGGATTGAAAGATGAAAAGACAATTGATTTTCTGAAACTGAGTGATGTAAAACCTGATATCCAGTTTAAAAAAGTTATTACGACCGCTGAGGAAAAACTGGACGCCTTGTTTCACTTAATATGTAAGATTGGAAATAAGAGAACTCTTATCTTTTGTAACCACAGAGAGGCTGTAGACAGGATATCAGAACTATTAAAGGACAAAGGAATTGAAAGAGAAACTTTCCATGGTGGTATGGAGCAGGATGAACGCGAGCGGGCATTACTAAAATTCCGTAATGATTCTGCAAAAATTCTGATTACAACTGACTTAGCAGCACGTGGCCTTGACATTCCAGAGGTTGAATCTATTGTACACTACCAACTTCCTCCAAAAGAAGATGCTTTCATTCACAGAAACGGACGGACTGCAAGAATGAATGCAAAAGGATTTGCTTATCTTATTATGAAAGAAGATGATAACTTCCCTTTTCTGGAGAAAGATATTCCCGTTGAAAATGTAGAAGGTGAAAACAAAATCCCACAGCAAACAGCTTTCCAGACCATTTATATCAGCGCTGGTAAGAAAGATAAAGTAAACAAAGTAGACATTGTCGGATACCTCATCAAAAAAGGGGAATTAGGAAAAGATGATATTGGATTAATCGAAGTAAAGGATACCACTTCTTATGTTGCTATATCCAGAAAAAAAATACCAGAGTTATTAAAAAAGCTGGCTACCGAAAAGCTAAAAGGTAAAAAGGTTAAAATGGAAATTGCTTATTAG
- a CDS encoding MerR family transcriptional regulator, translating into MKVELPEKLYYSIGEVAKAFNVNTSLIRYWEQEFTIIKPKKNKKGNRYFTPEDIKNLKVIYHLVKEKGYTLEGAKTALSTSPKVEKTVEIIDRLEFVKAELLKLKESLTENE; encoded by the coding sequence ATGAAAGTAGAACTGCCTGAAAAACTATATTATTCAATTGGTGAAGTCGCCAAAGCCTTCAATGTAAACACCTCTCTTATTCGTTACTGGGAACAGGAGTTTACTATTATAAAACCGAAAAAAAATAAGAAAGGAAACCGTTACTTTACCCCTGAGGATATTAAAAATCTGAAAGTCATTTATCATCTTGTAAAAGAAAAAGGCTATACCCTGGAAGGGGCTAAAACAGCGCTAAGCACTTCTCCTAAAGTTGAGAAAACAGTTGAAATCATAGACCGATTGGAGTTTGTAAAAGCAGAGCTACTAAAGCTAAAAGAATCTTTAACTGAAAATGAATAA
- a CDS encoding S41 family peptidase, with amino-acid sequence MKRNFIKIPVFALGLALSAMTLNSCVKDEETSITEPTRYTSNDVKSYADLFKVFWTVMDQRYNYFYEQKRADGMDWNAIYREYYPKFAALKTFGKSTDNDKDINDDKLKAVQYFTEIVDPIIDRHFNVKVAMPASNNSVISSYTFWGGMKTKGHNIYPFSAKYGYMKNRLTGNVLLQDNFLLAGNLKSNPDIYYFSFAQFALASNFKIDLLDKYLTPDTGNGLLLTTADIDASKELNAIKDATFRKKVRDFTVNVLNQWNSFPASVEVKTFNDQIASFKSTEIISSAFLDATQKALDKSKNLVAYTSGATYAPVLTAESLPYIQWFVSKMGTHVQWGYRLPQFQTAAQDILDNEPLYTGFFNPLRKGSIKKIIIDLRGNGGGAIVDARFFTDRFITKPAVWGYQRTKEGNGQFNYTPWVPMQANPHQFGLPSNIPIVILTDKGSASMSEMSTMMIKTQGSQVISVGDYSAGATAGLGSPDDFNGGTRDQIAGYLTFYMPLMAAKDASGQVIEGVGVKPDIFVEPPTDAEVAAMQSSPNTFVDRVLNEAVKYLSGK; translated from the coding sequence ATGAAAAGAAATTTTATAAAAATACCAGTTTTTGCTTTAGGATTAGCTCTGTCAGCAATGACACTAAACTCCTGTGTAAAAGATGAAGAAACCTCTATAACAGAGCCTACGAGATATACCAGTAATGATGTGAAATCTTATGCGGATCTTTTTAAAGTATTCTGGACAGTAATGGACCAGCGATATAACTACTTCTATGAGCAAAAAAGAGCTGATGGAATGGATTGGAATGCTATATACCGTGAATATTATCCAAAGTTTGCGGCTTTGAAAACATTTGGTAAGAGTACGGATAATGATAAAGACATTAACGATGACAAGTTAAAAGCTGTACAATATTTTACCGAAATTGTAGATCCTATTATAGACCGACATTTTAATGTAAAAGTCGCAATGCCTGCCTCTAATAATAGTGTCATTAGCTCCTATACATTTTGGGGAGGGATGAAAACTAAAGGTCATAATATTTATCCTTTTAGTGCGAAGTATGGCTATATGAAGAATAGGCTTACAGGAAACGTATTGCTCCAAGATAACTTCTTATTAGCTGGAAATTTAAAATCTAATCCGGATATTTATTATTTCAGTTTTGCTCAGTTTGCTTTAGCATCAAATTTTAAGATAGATCTTTTAGACAAGTATTTGACTCCGGATACGGGGAATGGATTATTATTAACCACTGCTGATATTGATGCTTCAAAAGAACTCAATGCAATTAAAGATGCAACTTTCAGAAAAAAAGTACGAGATTTTACAGTAAATGTTCTGAATCAGTGGAATTCCTTCCCTGCATCTGTAGAAGTGAAAACTTTTAATGATCAGATAGCTTCTTTTAAAAGTACTGAAATTATCTCAAGTGCTTTTCTGGACGCTACACAAAAGGCACTGGATAAATCTAAAAATTTGGTGGCATATACTAGTGGTGCAACTTATGCACCTGTTTTAACAGCTGAGAGTCTTCCTTATATTCAATGGTTTGTGTCCAAAATGGGTACACATGTGCAATGGGGGTATAGATTGCCTCAGTTTCAGACAGCTGCTCAGGATATTCTGGATAATGAACCGCTTTACACAGGATTTTTCAATCCATTACGTAAAGGAAGTATTAAAAAAATTATTATAGACCTTAGAGGCAATGGCGGTGGTGCTATTGTAGATGCTCGATTCTTTACAGATCGTTTTATTACAAAACCTGCTGTTTGGGGTTATCAAAGAACCAAAGAAGGAAACGGACAGTTTAACTATACACCTTGGGTTCCGATGCAGGCTAATCCTCATCAGTTTGGGCTCCCTTCTAATATTCCAATTGTAATCCTGACCGATAAAGGAAGCGCGAGTATGTCTGAAATGTCAACAATGATGATTAAAACCCAGGGAAGCCAGGTGATTTCTGTGGGTGATTATAGCGCCGGAGCTACTGCTGGTTTGGGCTCTCCGGATGACTTCAATGGTGGGACAAGAGATCAAATTGCGGGCTATCTTACTTTCTATATGCCGCTAATGGCTGCAAAAGATGCTAGTGGGCAAGTTATAGAAGGTGTTGGAGTAAAGCCTGATATTTTTGTAGAGCCCCCTACAGATGCTGAGGTAGCGGCTATGCAAAGTTCTCCAAATACTTTTGTAGACAGGGTGCTGAATGAGGCTGTGAAATATTTGTCAGGAAAGTAA
- a CDS encoding outer membrane beta-barrel protein gives MKKSLCKALCLCLLPVGASLFAQNKFKIGLDAGYTYSVLNGNVSNLVDTKYSGRYGFGVNLSGEYMIWKSIFMSTGVSFLQKNYKYERTGTRSGQYTDYKNNFLSFPLLVGAYILNNPHESKGVWIKVAGGMYTEYWLNMKREGQYPVFGGLQPDGTFPYVKVSDTYDFKKNENQLNRFGYGLQGQAQLGYSFDKFDVYGAYNYQYGLSDISKTNTDKDQKATTRSYMISVGVSYKFD, from the coding sequence ATGAAAAAAAGTTTATGCAAGGCTTTATGTCTTTGCCTATTACCAGTAGGTGCAAGTCTGTTCGCACAGAACAAGTTTAAAATTGGCCTGGATGCCGGATACACGTACAGTGTATTAAATGGCAATGTTTCAAATCTAGTAGATACAAAATATTCTGGCCGTTATGGTTTCGGAGTAAATCTTTCCGGAGAATATATGATCTGGAAGTCTATTTTTATGTCTACCGGAGTTTCTTTCCTGCAAAAGAATTATAAATATGAAAGAACAGGAACCCGCTCCGGGCAGTATACCGATTATAAGAATAATTTCCTTTCTTTCCCTTTATTAGTTGGGGCCTATATTCTGAATAATCCGCACGAGAGTAAAGGAGTATGGATTAAAGTAGCGGGTGGTATGTATACAGAATACTGGCTCAATATGAAGAGAGAAGGCCAATACCCTGTTTTTGGAGGATTGCAGCCTGATGGTACCTTTCCTTATGTAAAAGTATCGGACACTTATGATTTTAAAAAGAATGAAAACCAATTGAATCGTTTTGGTTATGGGCTTCAAGGACAGGCTCAGTTAGGTTATTCTTTTGATAAGTTTGATGTATATGGTGCTTATAATTATCAATATGGTTTATCGGATATCAGTAAAACCAACACAGATAAAGATCAGAAGGCAACGACCCGTTCTTATATGATTTCAGTAGGTGTATCTTACAAATTCGACTAA
- a CDS encoding ATP-binding cassette domain-containing protein, protein MNSIILKNVSVKRGNDSLLNDIDFTLNSGEHLAILGPSGSGKSLLAMALKGQILHTGTIEYRKNNELTKPKIAYITSTYALKNKSNLSDFYYQQRFNTSDAEDSATLTDELLKKGDTESVNKWLDRFQLTHRAQAPLIQLSNGELKKMQLISYLLSSPEILILDKVFTGLDVLSRRELHTIINQLAVENVKIILITDHHNIPDCITHFAEMSDGGIIEYNSINRLSFTETQQTEFNKPLPIIQNPSVDTPLIRMENVTIQYNNNIILNNINWQVNPGECWQIKGYNGAGKSTLLSLINGDNPQAYSQQIYLFGKKRGSGESIWDIKKKIGFVSPELYNFFDRNTTVEQAIGSGFFDTIGLFRKLNEQQILKVKEWLSFFSLEGKATKLLSFLSSGEQRLVLIARALIKDPVMLALDEPCQGLDDSQITTITHLLEQIHQSSNISMLFISHYDNEVPSCVKHILELNKGVPTISERK, encoded by the coding sequence ATGAACAGTATTATACTAAAAAATGTGTCCGTTAAAAGGGGCAACGATAGCTTACTAAATGACATTGACTTTACTTTAAATTCCGGAGAACACCTTGCCATACTAGGGCCTAGCGGAAGTGGAAAATCGCTCCTAGCAATGGCTTTAAAAGGGCAAATTTTACATACCGGAACCATAGAATACAGAAAAAACAATGAACTAACAAAACCCAAAATCGCTTATATCACCAGTACATATGCGTTAAAAAATAAGTCCAATCTCTCTGATTTTTATTATCAGCAGCGATTCAACACCAGCGATGCTGAGGATTCAGCAACTCTTACAGATGAACTTTTGAAAAAAGGCGATACAGAATCTGTAAACAAGTGGCTGGATAGATTCCAGTTAACACATAGAGCACAAGCTCCTCTTATACAACTCTCTAATGGAGAGCTAAAAAAAATGCAGCTGATTAGCTATTTGCTGAGTAGTCCCGAAATCCTGATTCTGGATAAAGTTTTCACAGGACTTGATGTTCTAAGCAGAAGAGAACTACATACAATTATCAATCAACTGGCCGTTGAAAATGTAAAAATTATTCTGATTACAGACCACCATAACATTCCGGACTGCATTACTCATTTCGCAGAAATGTCCGACGGTGGCATCATAGAATACAACAGCATAAACCGGCTTAGTTTCACTGAAACACAACAGACTGAATTCAACAAACCTCTACCTATTATTCAAAATCCGTCTGTTGATACACCTCTGATTCGGATGGAAAATGTGACAATTCAGTACAACAACAATATTATCCTAAACAATATCAATTGGCAGGTAAATCCTGGCGAGTGCTGGCAGATAAAAGGATACAACGGCGCCGGAAAATCCACTCTCCTTAGTCTTATTAATGGCGATAATCCACAAGCCTACTCTCAGCAGATTTATCTGTTTGGAAAAAAAAGAGGTAGTGGAGAAAGTATTTGGGACATAAAAAAGAAAATTGGATTTGTATCACCGGAATTGTATAACTTTTTTGACCGTAATACAACTGTTGAACAAGCTATTGGATCTGGTTTCTTTGACACTATCGGTCTGTTCAGAAAACTAAATGAACAACAGATATTAAAAGTAAAAGAATGGCTCAGTTTCTTTTCACTGGAAGGTAAAGCAACAAAACTACTGTCTTTTTTATCCAGCGGAGAACAACGACTGGTACTGATTGCCAGGGCACTTATAAAAGATCCGGTTATGCTTGCTTTAGACGAACCTTGCCAGGGATTGGATGATTCTCAGATTACTACAATTACTCATCTTTTGGAACAAATCCATCAGAGTAGCAACATCAGCATGCTCTTCATCAGCCATTACGATAACGAAGTACCTTCTTGTGTAAAACATATACTGGAACTAAATAAAGGTGTTCCCACTATTAGTGAAAGAAAATAA